The following are encoded together in the Bacillus cereus group sp. RP43 genome:
- the tyrS gene encoding tyrosine--tRNA ligase, with translation MGILQDLEFRGLINQQTDAEGLEQLLEKESVKLYCGFDPTADSLHIGHMLPVLMLRRFQLAGHQPIALVGGGTGMIGDPSGKKAERTLNTKDTVAYYTESIKNQLSNFLEFENVENPATMANNYDWLGNLDVISFLRDIGKNFGLNYMLAKDTVASRLETGISFTEFSYMILQSYDFLNLYQHHNCRLQIGGSDQWGNITAGLELIRKSEEDAKAFGLTIPLVTKSDGTKFGKTEGGAIWLDPEKTTPYEFYQFWINTDDRDVVKYLKYFTFLSHEEILELEKQVTEAPEKRAAQKALGSEMTKLVHGEEALEQAIKISAALFSGSVAELTASEIEQGFKDVPSVERTAEDTVLIDLLVESKISPSKRQAREDVTNGAIYVNGERTQALDYVVTENDRIEGKFTIIRRGKKKYFLIRY, from the coding sequence ATGGGTATTTTACAAGATCTTGAATTTCGCGGGCTAATTAATCAGCAAACAGATGCTGAAGGATTAGAGCAATTATTAGAAAAAGAAAGCGTTAAATTATACTGTGGTTTCGACCCGACAGCGGATAGCTTACATATTGGTCATATGTTACCAGTATTAATGTTACGTCGTTTCCAATTAGCTGGTCACCAACCAATCGCACTTGTTGGCGGTGGTACTGGTATGATCGGTGATCCAAGTGGTAAAAAAGCAGAGCGTACATTAAATACGAAAGATACAGTTGCTTACTACACAGAAAGCATTAAAAACCAACTTTCAAACTTCTTAGAGTTTGAAAACGTGGAAAACCCAGCAACAATGGCTAATAACTATGATTGGCTTGGTAACTTAGATGTAATTTCATTCTTACGCGATATCGGTAAAAACTTCGGTTTAAACTATATGTTAGCAAAAGATACAGTAGCATCTCGTTTAGAGACTGGTATTTCATTCACTGAGTTTAGTTATATGATTTTACAATCATACGACTTCTTAAACTTATACCAACACCATAATTGCCGCTTACAAATCGGTGGTAGTGATCAATGGGGTAACATTACAGCTGGTCTTGAATTAATCCGTAAATCAGAAGAAGATGCGAAAGCATTCGGTTTAACAATTCCGCTTGTTACAAAATCTGACGGTACGAAGTTTGGTAAAACAGAGGGCGGCGCAATTTGGTTAGACCCAGAGAAAACAACTCCTTATGAGTTCTACCAATTCTGGATCAATACAGATGACCGCGATGTAGTTAAATACTTAAAATACTTCACATTCTTATCTCATGAAGAAATTCTTGAGCTTGAGAAGCAAGTAACTGAAGCACCAGAAAAACGTGCAGCACAAAAAGCATTAGGATCTGAAATGACAAAACTTGTTCACGGCGAAGAAGCGTTAGAGCAAGCAATTAAAATTTCAGCTGCATTATTCAGTGGTTCTGTAGCAGAACTTACTGCAAGCGAAATCGAGCAAGGATTCAAAGATGTACCATCTGTAGAACGTACTGCAGAAGATACAGTATTAATCGACTTACTTGTAGAAAGCAAAATTTCACCATCTAAACGTCAAGCACGTGAAGATGTAACGAACGGTGCAATCTACGTAAACGGTGAGCGTACACAAGCATTAGATTATGTTGTAACTGAAAACGACCGCATCGAAGGTAAATTTACAATCATTCGCCGCGGTAAAAAGAAATATTTCTTAATTCGTTACTAA
- a CDS encoding DUF4306 domain-containing protein produces MVQLGSSFMLFITSALISWYQGSNLIDYPDEWKYSAKFTNHFKGTVSNYQDIYQIDFFIYAAKFYPTAFIVMLISLLYMLVLIFHILFKRNHEAI; encoded by the coding sequence ATGGTTCAACTCGGAAGTTCATTTATGTTGTTTATTACTTCAGCACTTATAAGTTGGTATCAGGGGAGTAATTTAATAGATTATCCTGATGAATGGAAATATAGCGCTAAGTTTACGAATCACTTTAAAGGTACCGTTTCAAATTACCAAGATATTTATCAAATCGATTTCTTTATATATGCGGCAAAGTTTTATCCAACAGCATTTATCGTTATGTTAATTAGCTTACTTTATATGCTCGTATTAATTTTTCATATTCTATTTAAAAGAAATCATGAGGCAATCTAA
- the rpsD gene encoding 30S ribosomal protein S4, with product MARYTGPAWKLSRRLGISLSGTGKELEKRPYAPGPHGPNQRKKLSEYGLQLQEKQKLRHMYGMTERQFRRTFDQAGKMPGKHGENFMILLEARLDNLVYRMGLARTRRAARQLVNHGHITVDGSRVDIPSYRVKPNQTISVREKSNSLVVVKEAIEVNNFVPEYLTFDADKLEATYTRHAERSELAAEINEALIVEFYSR from the coding sequence ATGGCTCGTTATACAGGTCCAGCTTGGAAACTGTCTCGTCGTCTTGGAATCTCTCTAAGCGGCACAGGAAAAGAATTAGAAAAACGCCCTTACGCACCAGGTCCTCACGGTCCTAACCAACGTAAGAAACTTTCAGAATACGGTTTACAATTACAAGAGAAACAAAAACTTCGTCACATGTACGGCATGACTGAGCGTCAATTCCGTCGCACATTTGACCAAGCAGGTAAAATGCCTGGTAAGCACGGCGAAAACTTCATGATCCTTCTTGAAGCTCGTCTTGACAACTTAGTTTACCGTATGGGCTTAGCTCGCACTCGTCGTGCAGCTCGCCAATTAGTAAACCACGGTCACATCACGGTTGATGGATCTCGCGTAGATATCCCATCTTACCGCGTTAAACCTAACCAAACTATCAGCGTTCGCGAAAAATCTAACAGCCTTGTTGTTGTTAAAGAAGCGATCGAAGTTAACAACTTCGTACCAGAATACTTAACTTTCGATGCTGATAAGTTAGAAGCTACTTACACTCGTCACGCTGAGCGTTCTGAGTTAGCAGCTGAAATCAACGAAGCATTAATCGTAGAGTTCTACTCTCGTTAA